The DNA sequence TCCGCTAGATCCGCTCACTATTATGGCCCTCTTCAGTCAAAACAATGTATCCTGTACTACAGAGAACGCACTCGTCTCATTTCGAAACGTGTCCAACAACAAAGCCCGACGCTCTCTTCCCGTTGATCTGCCAGCCGCTCCCTTGCCAGAAGACCAAATTGGTGGATCGATACCTACCGCCACCCCAGAGAATGTCCCCACACGGACACTCGCCGCTCGAGGCTCTACCTCAACAATGAACGGCATCATATTCGATGGTTCAGAACCAACCGAGGTCCACGGACCACCGACAAGcacaacaccatcaacaaccaagGAGAGTTCTGCAGCCTCTTCGACCgccacaaccaccaccacgcCCACACCAACTGCCACAGTCTCCACGGAGGTTCTGGATTTCTCCCGAATCGCAGTCCTCTACATCTTCGAGAAAACTGGTACGCTTGATGCGGCCATGCTCTcggaagagaagattgaaaCATACCTCACTGGTCCATACCCGAGCTCAAAGGACAAATACACTATCGATCTCACCAACTCAGGCGTCAACGGAAACTATACCTTGAACTTTGAGCGGTTTCAAATTACGTCACCCAGCGGGAATGTTGTGGGTGGAAAGTAGCGCGGTATCTTGTTATAATGTATTTATTTCATCTATTTGTTCTTCATAAGATGAGGCATATTGTCGTCTTTTGTGGGTGTCTTTCTGTACAGTGCATTATTcccattttgttttcttggttttctttgtgaTTTTCGCTGGGTGCAAGGGATCATACCCGGTTGATTTCTGGTTGGACTGGATTAGAGAGAGTAGCTAGGTATATATCCCCACTATATGCTATGCTATAAACGactgaatatatatctttgtctCGTCATACATTCCAGGGTTATCTTGACCACTACTTCGTCATTCATCTTGTACTTTGGTTGACATTTACACACTGCTTCAGCCGCCAGAAGCAAGCAAACCTGGTCCATGAAACATCGGATGTAGAAGGGAATACCACCTGTAGCTCTGTACCTAGCAGTTGATACAATCACAAACAGAGAAAACAGTACATACGAAGAATAGCAGGCGTGCGTGACATGCTTTTCAGGAACGAGCAACATCTTTGCATGCTACGCAAGCAATTACCCTAAGACTTAGATCtgagaggatgaagcagaACAGTAAATACATTATACGGCACTTAAGTGTACACAGCCTTGCCCATCATTCCATATATTACCCTTCCAACTAAGCAAGCATATCCCAGCGCATGGCATCAGCCAAGGAACAAGCCATAATTCACAGTACCAAGACGCTGGCATCCGTCAAGACTTATCTAAAAGATAGCAGCACCAACGATGAGTCCGGCAGCAGCATAGAAACCCGGGGTCAAGTGAGAAGCTGCCCCAGTATGAAGCGGAGGAGAGGTAGGCGACACAGCCGGTGTAGATGACGAGGGAGGCACCGCGCTCGAACTGGGAGGGATGACGCTCCGAGAGGACGAGGTGCTCGAGCTAGGTGTTGGGGTGTAGGTCGGGGTCACAACCTCGCTGGACGACAAAGTGTGAGTGGAGGTGCTTGTGGACGTCAATGTGTTGGTCAGAGAGTTGGTCACGGTGATAGTCGATCCGGGACGAGTAGAAACGCCTCCTGGACCGGTACAGGTCTTTCCATTAGGGCAGCAACCCAGACCGTCGCAATAGGATCCCAGGGGACAGCCACCGAGGTTATTGGGGCAGCAGGTGTAGGAAAGAGGGATGCAGCCGCTGCCACACTCTTTTTCACCTTGATAGGAGCAAGGGAGCTCAACCACTTGACGGGCAACCAGGGCTGGTGTGCGATCTGCCGCGAGGGCTGTGGTTGCCAAGAGGGCAGCTAGGGTGAGGAACTGATGCATTTTCTGTTGCGTGATTGGAAACGACTGGTGGTGTTGGAAGTGAATCGTCTAGATTCAGCGAGTGACGAGGCGAGTAAAGATAGAATTGCAGCAACGCTAAATCAAGTGAGGAGGGGAGGCACAGGCTTTTATGTACATCATGGCTCACTGATCCAGTATACGAAGCGATGTGCTGGACATGGCTTCATGATCAGCAAATACGAGGTAATTAAACACCCCCGCCATTCGTGCTTGTCTTCATTGCAAGTACCAATTTCGGGTAAACAATTTACTGGACTCTACAGGGCATGGGAAGTCTGTATACTCCCCTCGTCAGAGGTCTAAACTGGGGCTAATGCACTGAATACGAAGTTGCCGTCTTGGAAGCACACCGGCGCCTCCCTTGATTGGCGTGATACACCAGTGCCCTGATACCCCGGTAGTTGACTTCCAATTCTAAGGGTCAATGTGCGATGATCTTTTCGTGTTATGTCCCTCTAAATTTAGTAGGGTTTGATGCGACCAAGCTGGGTGATATTATCACAATCTCCTGAAAGCCAGTTTTGTAGATATCCTTTTTGGACATGTTAACTTTCAGCATATAAGAGTTGAAACTTGTGAGATGAATGTCTACATTTCTTCTAGGGACTGACAAAAGCTCAAGTTAGATCACATACGTGTCTATTTAAGAATAGCTAAAGTGATAAATTCACAAGAGCCCAGTTCTAGGTCTAGACCTAGACTAAAACTTTAGAGTTACTGGCGTTATTCCAATCCTCGTTTTCATAGGTGAAATGTAGAGAATGAGTTGACCTCTATCTCCTTTGCAGAGCTTCCCAACCTCTTCACCAGACACTGAAGTACCGAATAATAGGTTCTATAACTGGCAATCGCTAGGAACGTTTGATTTGGTGCGTTGGCCGGCTTGTTATAATGGAGCCCTAGGCTAGCTTGGTTTGAAATGAAGCGCACCACGCTGTAGCAGTCCCTTAGTATGGGTGGTAGTATATGTCCTTTACCTAGGATCGAGAGGAGAGCTTATTTTGGATAGGTGGTACTCTTAGTGCCCTCTGGCGAAGACACGCACAAGTTACCGTTGGCTTTTAGAGGGCTTCGATACACTCGGTAAATAGTACCAGGTATGTACTGCAAAATCTCATCTTTGCTGTCCCGAATCTAGAAGAATTAAGCTTACCATATATCCATAAGTAATTTGATCTCGTTATTGTAACACCTCTCCCCCATCCACGCGACCATATCAAATGATGGGCCTACCGTCATGGCATTACCAAAGTCTCGATGACAGGATGAAGTGTCGTTCTATGCTTCTTAGCACTGTCATACGAACCCTGGCGGACAGGGCTTGGGAATTTAAATACAAAACATACTCCTTTCCAATCCAAGTTGCTCAGCCCTACCAACCTCGCCACCAGTAAAAATACAGGAATTGGCTTAGATTGAAGATCTACTTGGGGAAATTGATTACCGGGACTTGGATGGGCTCAAGTGCCCTCGAATCCGTATATTTGTGAGTACAACAGCTTTCTCAATTCATCTTGATTTGTGAATTGGCATGGAAAAAAACCTTCCGTCTGATGAACATCAATGCCGGATTGAGTTGTGCCTTAGTAAAGCGAATTTAAATTGTCTGCATGAAACTTACGATTAGCAATCTCAAGGGGAACGTATGGATAGCAACCCACTTCAGCAACGGTTGGCGTCCCTAGCAATATGAAGACATGTAGGATCTTTGAATGTATTTGCTTGAAAGAATCTTCAGCTAATTTTTTGTAGACAGCGATAACAGGATTGGAATTGAACATGTTCCAGCTTTTCAGCCTTCCATGTGCTGGGTGGCTATGTCTAAATCGATACTCAAGCACCTCAAGTTTGTTTTAATCTCTACCCAACAACAGGAATATACATATGCCCAGTGAAAGGGCTTTAAATCAATCTAGCCGCCGGTATGTTCTTTATGTCA is a window from the Aspergillus oryzae RIB40 DNA, chromosome 6 genome containing:
- a CDS encoding uncharacterized protein (predicted protein), with the protein product MHQFLTLAALLATTALAADRTPALVARQVVELPCSYQGEKECGSGCIPLSYTCCPNNLGGCPLGSYCDGLGCCPNGKTCTGPGGVSTRPGSTITVTNSLTNTLTSTSTSTHTLSSSEVVTPTYTPTPSSSTSSSRSVIPPSSSAVPPSSSTPAVSPTSPPLHTGAASHLTPGFYAAAGLIVGAAIF